A window of the Henckelia pumila isolate YLH828 chromosome 3, ASM3356847v2, whole genome shotgun sequence genome harbors these coding sequences:
- the LOC140889694 gene encoding uncharacterized protein → MVSVDSNKGEMFFVYGYGGTGKTFVWKTLLAALRSKGQIVLNVASSSITSLLLPGGRTTHSRFAIPFNPNEESTCNIKQGSHIAKLIVKSKLITWDKAPMMHKFCFESLDRSMRDLMRFENPTNFQLPFGGNAIVFDDIGDGKIKEPNDGYANIDIPDEMLLKD, encoded by the exons ATGGTTTcagttgattcaaacaaaggTGAAATGTTTTTTGTTTACGGTTATGGAGGTACTGGAAAAACATTTGTTTGGAAGACCCTTTTGGCAGCCTTGAGATCGAAGGGACAAATTGTATTAAATGTGGCATCCAGTAGTATCACATCTCTTCTTTTGCCTGGTGGAAGAACTACTCATTCTCGATTTGCAATTCCTTTTAATCCCAATGAAGAatcaacatgcaatatcaaacaagGGAGTCATATTGCGAAACTTATTGTGAAATCCAAACTTATCACATGGGATAAAGCTCCAATGATGCACAAATTCTGTTTCGAATCACTTGACAGAAGCATGCGCGATTTAATGAGATTTGAAAATCCTACAAACTTTCAACTCCCTTTTGGAGGCAATGCAATTGTATTCGATG ATATAGGAGATGGAAAAATTAAAGAACCAAATGATGGCTATGCGAACATTGATATTCCAGATGAAATGTTGCTGAAAGACTAA